The Clostridia bacterium DNA segment TCTTATCGTAACCCGCATGGTTTGCATAATATTCGCCCATAATGCCCTGCAGTTCGGTAAACTCCTTAACCATATGGCTATTCAAATCATTTTTACACAAGTTTGCACAAATTTGAATTTTTTCGTCCTTAATACCTAGCTTATCTGCAATAAATTCAGAAAGTGCTTCTACTCGTTCAACCTTATCTTGGTAACTGCCTAACTTCTCCTGAAATACAATTTTGGAAAGCTTCTTTCCCATATCCTTGAACGGAATCTTCAAGTCTTCCTCGTAGAAAAATTTAGCATCTTCCAATCGTGCTACTAGCACTTTCTCATTTCCTCGCGTCACAGTGCCAATATATTTTTCAGCACCATTTCGAACACCGATGAACAAGGGTTTTAGCTGGTTATTCATATCTACTACTGGAAAATAACGTTGATGCTCCTTCATCGGCGTAATGATGGCCTCCCTAGGAATACCAAGATAGTCTGGATTGAAGGATCCACAAAATGCCGTTGGGTACTCAACTAGCCACACAACTTCCTCTAAAAGATCTAAATCCTTTTCAAGGTAGCCTTTGTTCTCTCTTGCTGTTTCTTCTATTTCTTTTAGAATGCGTCTGCGCCTTTTTTCTATATCTACCATAACATAGGCATTCTCGAGTGTTTCAACATAGTGTTGTGCACTCTTAATCTCTATTTGTCCTGGTGACAGAAAGCGATGACCTCTAGAGTATCTATCTGCTTGTATACCAGCGATGGTAACAGGGATAACCTCATCGTCTTGTAATGCCACAATCCAACGGATGGGCCGAACAAAAGAGGTCTCTCCTTTTCCCCACAACATATTTTTGGGAAAGCTCAACGCTTCTACAAACTGCTGCAAAATTCCAGGTAATACTTCCTTCGTTTCTTTTCCAGCTTTCTTGATAGAAGCATAGACATAATCAACTCTATCTAGCTGCTTCAAAATCAAATGAGAAACTTCCACCCCTTGGCCTCTGGCAAAACCTTGTGCTGCCTTGGTTGGGTTTCCTTCAGCATCAAAAGCAATTTTTTTTGCAGGTCCCTTTACCATCTTGACTAAATCGTCTTGTTGCTCGGAACACTCTTCTAAATAAAGGGTTAAACGACGTGGGGTTCCCATTATCCGAACCACTTTACAAGGAATGCGTTCCTCCATCAACAAGGCCGTTGCCTTTTCCTTCATTTGCTGCGTAATATCCGGCATAAACCTCGCTGGAATTTCCTCGGTACCAATTTCCAATACTATTTCACTCATGCTAATTCTCCTTCATCAATGGGTAACCCAGGGCTTCTCGTTGTTCTACATAGGCCTTTGCGCAACTCTTTGAAAGGTTTCTGATTCTAGTGATATAGCCAGTCCGTTCGGTCACGCTAATAGCACCTCTAGCATCCAACAAATTGAAGGTATGAGAGCATTTCAAAGCATAATCGTAAGCAGGCAAGACCAATCCCTCTGGTATGAGTCGCATTGCTTCATTCTCATACTGGTCAAAAAGCGAAAACAGCATATCTATATCTGCATGCTGAAAATTATACGTTGAATAATCCACCTCATTTTGATGGAAGATATCCCCATAGGTAACGCCTTCCATCCAAGTAATATCATAGCAGGAGTCTACTTCTTGGATATACATGGCAATCCTCTCCAAGCCATAGGTTATTTCTACTGGTATAGGTTTGCAGTCAATACCGCCACATTGCTGGAAATAGGTAAACTGCGTAATTTCCATACCATCTAGCCATACTTCCCAACCTAGCCCCCATGCACCCATCGTTGGTGATTCCCAGTTATCCTCGACAAAGCGAACATCATGACGAAGTAAGTCAATTCCCAACGCTTCCAAACTGCCTAGGTACATTTCTTGGATATTATCGGGGGATGGTTTCATTATTACCTGATACTGGTAATAGTGCTGCAACCTATTGGGATTCTCTCCATAGCGACCATCCGTCGGTCTCCTGCAAGGTTCAACATAAGCCGTATTCCAGGGTTCTGGACCCAAGGCTTTGAGGAATGTTGCCGGATTCATCGTCCCGGCACCTTTCTCAATGTCATACGGTTGCTGGATGATGCATCCGGCATCTCCCCAATATTTGTTCAAGGTTAGAATCATATCTTGAAAATTCATATTCACACTCCTGTATAAAAAAACTTATTAAGAAATCTTTATCTAGTTTACAACAAAACACGTTTTACTTAAATACGCATCTTCTTTATTTTCTTCAAGAAAGCACTGGATTTGTGCTCTCTTTCTAAAATTTGTGTCATCATCAACTCGATCAGTGCTTCCAGCTTCATGAGTAACACCTTATCTTGTAGCTGGTTGTTGTCCTCCTTAAGATCCAAATATTCCAGTTTTCGATAATACTCTAACAACTGATTGTCTAGCTTAAATCCGTCTTGAATCCCGCAATCACCACAGACCAGACTCCCCTCAGAAGCCACATAACTATATGAATGTAATTTTTCCACCGGTTTACCACATCTTGCACAACCATCTAGCAATGGTGCATATCCCAATATGCCAAAGCTCTTAATTAAAAAGGACATGGTTGCAATGTTCGTCTCCGGTTTTCTTTTATCCATATAGTTTAAGGTAAGCAAAAATTGATAGCAAAGTTCCACATAAGGGTCTTGTGGATGAAGAACTTGGATTAGATATTCAGCAAGGTAGCTACATTCAATAATCTTGTCAAAATCACTTCGAATATTTGCAAAGCTCTCTATGAGAACACCTTGGTTTAAATAATCCATATTCTTGCCTTCACTCAAGTCCAAATCACTATATGTAAAAGGCTGAACCAAGGCACGGTTCTTACTCTTCATCTTGCGTACACCTCGAGCATAGAAATCAACCCTACCACGCTCTTTGGTAAAGGCAACCATAATTTTATCGGATTCTCCAAAGTTTCTTCCTTGTAATATGATTGCCTTGGTCGTATAGTGTTTTCTCATGGCTAGTCCCTAGTAAATCCGAAATTTTTGATATCCATTTCACTTCTTCGCCACTGTTCCTTCACTTTTACCCATAGTTCTAAATAAATTTTACTTCCCAGAAGCACTTGGATATCTTGTCTAGCCAAGCGACCAATTTCCTTCAAATTCGCTCCATTTTTACCAATAATAATCCCTTTTTGAGATTTACGCTCAACAAAAATCGTCGCAGCTACATAAATCATCTGTTCAGAACGTTCTTTTATTAAATCAGTCTGTACTGCCACGGAGTGCGGTACTTCTTCACGCGTAGCCATCAAAACCTTTTCTCTGATCATTTCAGCCACAATCAGCCGTTCTGGTTGGTCCGTCACCATTTCTTCAGGATAATATTTTGGGCCTTCCGGTAATATATTTTCAATTTCCTCTAACAGCCCTACTACATTGTCTCCATTTTTAGCCGACAATGGGACCACACCCGTGAATTCCATCTTTTGACTATACAGGGCTATGATTGGTAATAAGGCTTCTCTCGTAACCAAGTCTGTCTTATTGATTGCAAGCAATGTCTTGGTGCCAGATTTCTTAAGTTGGGCCATGATGAATTCTTCTCCAGCACCCAGTTTCATGGTAGCATCTATGACATATACGACCACATCTACCCCCTGCAGGGTATTTAGTGCAGTATCAACCATGTACTCGCCCAGTTTATTCTTGGGTTTGTGGATACCTGGTGTATCTAGAAAAATAGCTTGCATACTAGACGTAGTATGCACTCCGGTTATCCTATTCCTTGTCGTATGTGGCTTTTCACTCATAATAGCGATTTTCTGCTTTAATATTTGATTCATCAAAGTTGATTTGCCGACGTTGGGTCTGCCAACGATGGCAACAAAACCAGATTTAAAATTTCCCAAATTTATTCCTCTCTCTCTTTCATACTAAATGCTCCTGGTAGTAATTGCGCTGCCGTATAACGAAACAAACCGGCAGGTGAATCTAAGACAATCTCCATTTCCGGGGAAAATTCAGTCATTACCTGACGGCAAGAACCGCAAGGACTATTAATGTACTCTGAATCGGATACTATGGCCATAGCCTTAAAATTTTGCCGGCCTTCTCCAACAGCATTGAATATGGCATTTCTCTCTGCGCAAACGGTAAGACCAAAGCTCGCATTTTCTACGTTAACCCCAGTATAAACGCTACCGTCTTCAGCCAAAAGCGCTGCTGCAACGCGCACCTTGGAATACTTAGCATAGGCATATTTCAACGTGTCTTTTGCTTTTAGCAACAACATCTTTTCTATCTCTCTTGTCATCAAAATGCCCCCTTAAGCAACTGTTCGTTCCAAAATACTCCACAATACGATAAGACCAATCGCAATTGAGAATAAGGCGGCCAATAAAACGCCACCTGCCGCTACATCCTTTGCAATCCAAGCCAAAGGATGATAATCCTGGCCTACCTTAACATCTATTAAGTCCTCTACTGCTGTATTGAACATCTCAGCAACTAGAACTAGACCACTCGCTAAAAGCACCAAGGCCATCTCTAACTTATTGGCCCCGATTGCCAAAAAAAACAAAAT contains these protein-coding regions:
- a CDS encoding glycine--tRNA ligase subunit beta; translation: MSEIVLEIGTEEIPARFMPDITQQMKEKATALLMEERIPCKVVRIMGTPRRLTLYLEECSEQQDDLVKMVKGPAKKIAFDAEGNPTKAAQGFARGQGVEVSHLILKQLDRVDYVYASIKKAGKETKEVLPGILQQFVEALSFPKNMLWGKGETSFVRPIRWIVALQDDEVIPVTIAGIQADRYSRGHRFLSPGQIEIKSAQHYVETLENAYVMVDIEKRRRRILKEIEETARENKGYLEKDLDLLEEVVWLVEYPTAFCGSFNPDYLGIPREAIITPMKEHQRYFPVVDMNNQLKPLFIGVRNGAEKYIGTVTRGNEKVLVARLEDAKFFYEEDLKIPFKDMGKKLSKIVFQEKLGSYQDKVERVEALSEFIADKLGIKDEKIQICANLCKNDLNSHMVKEFTELQGIMGEYYANHAGYDKIVAQGIREHYMPRFQGDAVPSSLPGQIVAMADKLDSIVGVMGVGLIPTGSQDPYALRRAAQGILQIVLKHALDLDFSEIIDYAKSLYKDRISFDNEEIVEEFFLQRVKKDLQDKGISYDQVDAVTRVRSLRFHDTLLRARAIERFSDEDAFSILLQGIKRANNLSQKSKGIEFAANLMKEVPEQRLASALDKIEANIIEKKQSQDYYQALLFVAELKDDIDYFLENTMVMVDDESIRENRLALLDKVVSLTRDIADFSQIVEKE
- a CDS encoding cytidine deaminase, which produces MTREIEKMLLLKAKDTLKYAYAKYSKVRVAAALLAEDGSVYTGVNVENASFGLTVCAERNAIFNAVGEGRQNFKAMAIVSDSEYINSPCGSCRQVMTEFSPEMEIVLDSPAGLFRYTAAQLLPGAFSMKEREE
- a CDS encoding diacylglycerol kinase family protein produces the protein MRRPFKKSLRDSVRGVKHACTTERNMKIHLFLFSLAILFFLAIGANKLEMALVLLASGLVLVAEMFNTAVEDLIDVKVGQDYHPLAWIAKDVAAGGVLLAALFSIAIGLIVLWSILERTVA
- the era gene encoding GTPase Era encodes the protein MNLGNFKSGFVAIVGRPNVGKSTLMNQILKQKIAIMSEKPHTTRNRITGVHTTSSMQAIFLDTPGIHKPKNKLGEYMVDTALNTLQGVDVVVYVIDATMKLGAGEEFIMAQLKKSGTKTLLAINKTDLVTREALLPIIALYSQKMEFTGVVPLSAKNGDNVVGLLEEIENILPEGPKYYPEEMVTDQPERLIVAEMIREKVLMATREEVPHSVAVQTDLIKERSEQMIYVAATIFVERKSQKGIIIGKNGANLKEIGRLARQDIQVLLGSKIYLELWVKVKEQWRRSEMDIKNFGFTRD
- the glyQ gene encoding glycine--tRNA ligase subunit alpha: MNFQDMILTLNKYWGDAGCIIQQPYDIEKGAGTMNPATFLKALGPEPWNTAYVEPCRRPTDGRYGENPNRLQHYYQYQVIMKPSPDNIQEMYLGSLEALGIDLLRHDVRFVEDNWESPTMGAWGLGWEVWLDGMEITQFTYFQQCGGIDCKPIPVEITYGLERIAMYIQEVDSCYDITWMEGVTYGDIFHQNEVDYSTYNFQHADIDMLFSLFDQYENEAMRLIPEGLVLPAYDYALKCSHTFNLLDARGAISVTERTGYITRIRNLSKSCAKAYVEQREALGYPLMKEN
- the recO gene encoding DNA repair protein RecO, which gives rise to MRKHYTTKAIILQGRNFGESDKIMVAFTKERGRVDFYARGVRKMKSKNRALVQPFTYSDLDLSEGKNMDYLNQGVLIESFANIRSDFDKIIECSYLAEYLIQVLHPQDPYVELCYQFLLTLNYMDKRKPETNIATMSFLIKSFGILGYAPLLDGCARCGKPVEKLHSYSYVASEGSLVCGDCGIQDGFKLDNQLLEYYRKLEYLDLKEDNNQLQDKVLLMKLEALIELMMTQILEREHKSSAFLKKIKKMRI